One Micromonospora craniellae genomic region harbors:
- a CDS encoding IS1380 family transposase: MRLRYDAPVVRATFDDPNLVSCAGLVPVMRLAEQAGLHDAVADRVSLPTDKGANPAGKVATIVAGMLAGADSIDDLDVARHGGMRSLFTSVYAPSTLGSFLRTFTHGHVRQLQAAARDTLVGLAARTPLLAGADTLCFVDIDSMLRRVYGKQKQGIGFGHAKVGGYNVWLRGYNPLVATLSTPLTAPVVATTRLRSGNTGSSKGAASMIAETITTARACGATGEIVVRADSAFYAKAVIGTCRRHQVRFSVTTRIDTKIRAACDSIGDDQWINIRYPQAVWDDDEQRWISDAQIAETTYTAFAGTRHAVTARLIVRRIRRDDPTQAPGQEELLPNYRYHAVFTDSPFTLVQAEAQHRQHAVIEQINADLIAGPLTHLPSGRFNANAAWLTCAGIAHNLTRAAGHLAAGAWTTARTTTIRTRIVTVAARLAHRARTIHLHLPEHWPWQPAFENLFTAIRTAPD; the protein is encoded by the coding sequence GTGAGATTACGCTATGACGCGCCGGTGGTGCGCGCGACGTTCGACGATCCAAATCTGGTGTCGTGTGCCGGCCTTGTTCCGGTGATGCGTCTGGCCGAGCAGGCCGGTCTGCACGATGCGGTCGCCGACCGGGTGAGTCTGCCGACGGACAAGGGCGCGAATCCGGCCGGGAAGGTCGCCACGATCGTGGCCGGGATGCTCGCGGGCGCGGACAGCATCGATGACCTTGACGTGGCCCGGCACGGCGGGATGCGGTCACTGTTCACCAGCGTGTACGCGCCCTCGACGCTCGGTTCGTTCCTGCGCACGTTCACCCACGGGCATGTGCGGCAGTTACAGGCCGCCGCCCGCGACACTCTGGTCGGCCTCGCCGCCCGGACACCGCTACTGGCCGGCGCGGACACGCTGTGCTTTGTGGACATCGACTCGATGCTGCGCCGTGTCTACGGCAAACAGAAGCAGGGCATCGGGTTCGGTCACGCCAAGGTCGGCGGCTACAACGTCTGGTTGCGCGGCTACAACCCCCTCGTGGCGACGTTGTCCACCCCGCTGACGGCGCCGGTCGTCGCTACCACGAGGCTGCGTTCGGGTAACACCGGCTCCAGCAAGGGCGCTGCCAGCATGATCGCCGAGACGATCACCACCGCCCGTGCCTGCGGCGCGACCGGCGAGATCGTGGTGCGGGCCGACTCCGCGTTCTACGCCAAGGCGGTCATCGGCACCTGCCGGCGCCACCAGGTGCGGTTCTCGGTCACCACCCGCATCGACACCAAGATCCGCGCCGCCTGCGACAGCATCGGCGATGACCAGTGGATCAACATCCGTTACCCGCAGGCCGTCTGGGACGACGACGAGCAGCGGTGGATCTCCGACGCGCAGATCGCCGAGACCACCTACACCGCCTTCGCCGGCACCCGGCACGCCGTCACCGCCCGGCTGATCGTGCGCCGCATCCGCCGCGACGACCCTACCCAGGCCCCGGGCCAGGAAGAACTCCTACCGAACTACCGATATCACGCGGTGTTCACCGACAGCCCGTTCACCCTCGTGCAGGCCGAAGCCCAGCACCGGCAGCACGCGGTCATCGAGCAGATCAACGCCGACCTGATCGCCGGCCCTCTCACGCACCTGCCGTCCGGCCGGTTCAACGCCAACGCCGCCTGGCTGACCTGCGCCGGCATCGCCCACAACCTCACCCGGGCCGCCGGTCACCTCGCCGCCGGCGCCTGGACGACCGCCCGGACCACCACGATCCGGACCCGGATCGTCACCGTCGCCGCCCGCCTCGCGCACCGGGCCCGCACCATCCACCTGCACCTACCCGAGCACTGGCCCTGGCAACCCGCGTTCGAGAATCTGTTCACCGCCATCCGTACCGCACCCGACTGA
- a CDS encoding NF041680 family putative transposase encodes MISVNDAGRSAAFGELSEFRQDFYASLRWRADALFELADAVLCVDGPVTSLVGLSLAAEHRRGHGALYDAVNSGMVEVDRLRRALAGLPLPRGRDGRIVLTVDVSPWLRPDAATAEQRSFCHVYGRGRGAAQMIPGWAYSFVAVLETGRSSWTAVLDAVRIGPLEDATEVTAGQAREVVDRLREHGRWCDGDPRMMIVFDAGYDVTRLAWLLHDLPVDLVGRLRSDRVLYLPAPPRAPGQLGRPARHGGVFDLDEPARHPAPAVATVTETTRYGAAFADAWDRAHPRLARRGGWAEHVGPLPIIEGTVIRLRVGRLPGDRNPKPVWLWVSATGLTASEVDRIWQAYLRRFDVEHTFRLFKQTLGWTRPRLRDPKAADRWTWLIIAVHTQLRLARDLATDLRRPWERPPAKPGRLTPARVRRGFRNLQPKLAQPASAPKPTRPGPGRPPGSRNKHVRAHPPVGKPQHQNATTSHNKPQKVKSQAQP; translated from the coding sequence GTGATCAGTGTGAACGATGCCGGTCGGAGTGCTGCGTTCGGGGAGTTGTCGGAGTTCCGGCAGGACTTCTACGCCTCGCTGCGTTGGCGGGCGGATGCGTTGTTCGAGCTTGCCGACGCGGTGTTGTGCGTCGATGGGCCGGTCACCAGCCTGGTCGGGTTGTCTTTGGCGGCGGAGCATCGTCGTGGTCATGGTGCGTTGTACGACGCGGTGAACAGCGGGATGGTCGAGGTGGACCGGTTGCGGCGGGCGCTGGCCGGGTTGCCGTTGCCGCGTGGCCGTGACGGCCGGATCGTGTTGACGGTCGATGTCAGTCCGTGGTTGCGGCCGGACGCCGCGACTGCGGAGCAGCGCTCGTTCTGCCATGTGTACGGCCGTGGGCGTGGTGCTGCGCAGATGATCCCGGGGTGGGCGTACTCGTTCGTCGCTGTGTTGGAGACCGGGCGTTCGTCTTGGACCGCGGTGCTGGACGCGGTGCGGATCGGGCCGCTCGAGGATGCCACCGAGGTGACCGCCGGGCAGGCGCGGGAGGTCGTCGACCGGCTTCGTGAGCACGGCAGGTGGTGTGACGGCGACCCGCGGATGATGATTGTGTTCGACGCTGGCTACGACGTGACCAGGCTGGCGTGGCTGCTACACGATCTGCCGGTGGATCTTGTGGGGCGGCTGCGTTCGGACCGGGTCCTGTACTTACCCGCCCCGCCCCGGGCGCCGGGACAGCTCGGACGCCCGGCCCGGCACGGCGGGGTCTTCGACCTCGACGAACCGGCCAGGCATCCGGCCCCTGCCGTCGCCACGGTCACGGAGACCACCCGTTACGGTGCGGCGTTCGCCGACGCGTGGGACCGGGCCCATCCGAGGCTGGCTCGGCGCGGCGGGTGGGCTGAGCATGTGGGGCCGTTGCCGATCATCGAGGGCACCGTCATCCGGCTACGGGTGGGCCGGCTGCCCGGTGATCGGAATCCGAAACCGGTGTGGTTGTGGGTCTCGGCGACCGGGCTGACCGCGTCCGAGGTGGACCGGATCTGGCAGGCGTATCTGCGTCGTTTCGATGTGGAGCACACGTTCCGGCTGTTCAAGCAGACCCTCGGCTGGACCCGCCCGCGGCTGCGGGATCCGAAGGCCGCTGACCGGTGGACCTGGCTGATCATCGCCGTGCACACCCAGCTACGGTTGGCCCGCGATCTGGCCACCGACCTGCGACGCCCCTGGGAGCGTCCGCCGGCGAAACCCGGACGGCTGACCCCGGCCCGCGTCCGGCGAGGGTTTCGCAACCTCCAGCCGAAACTGGCCCAGCCGGCGAGTGCACCGAAACCCACCCGACCAGGCCCGGGACGCCCGCCCGGCTCCCGGAACAAGCACGTCAGAGCACACCCGCCGGTCGGCAAGCCCCAACACCAGAACGCAACAACCAGCCACAACAAGCCACAAAAGGTTAAATCACAAGCTCAGCCTTGA
- the tnpC gene encoding IS66 family transposase — translation MSSVPQVPLSYEDLVAMLVELRERVDRLEAENAELKRRLGMNSSNSSKPPSSDGPGRPARQPGKGSGRRRGKQPGAPGWTLELVADPDEVIEHRPQRCGHPGCGAPLGDGREYGRQRRQVIELPERRSVVVEHQLVAVECGGCGQVSEPVAPGGVSGRVQYGVGVKAAVVYARAVQFLPFARAAALLGDLLGVRVSTGFVHQVVGEAARRLGPFVSRTAALLHVQQVLHADETPARVDGGFKYVHVACTPELTLFHVGGRSKADIDAGKVLPGFTGTLVRDGYAAYRHLADADHAWCGAHLIRDLRGVHESDPAGQQWAEVMAQTLLMAKKMTEQAVTAGRDALSADEISHIRACYAGALAYGRQQNPPDRDGKPSRAGTLVERFTAHRDMILRFTVDLAVPFTNNQAERDLRPVKLQQKISATWRTLQGLADFATLRSYLSTATKHGKDALDVLEQLFTTGPWLPEPAISS, via the coding sequence GTGTCGTCCGTCCCGCAGGTCCCGCTCTCGTACGAGGATCTGGTCGCGATGCTGGTTGAGCTGCGGGAACGGGTTGATCGGTTGGAAGCCGAGAACGCTGAACTGAAACGCCGGTTGGGGATGAACTCCTCGAACTCGTCGAAGCCTCCCTCGTCGGACGGTCCGGGCCGTCCGGCCCGGCAGCCGGGTAAAGGCAGTGGGCGGCGGCGGGGCAAGCAGCCGGGAGCGCCGGGATGGACCCTCGAACTGGTCGCGGATCCGGATGAGGTCATCGAGCACCGGCCACAGCGGTGTGGCCATCCGGGTTGTGGGGCTCCGCTGGGTGATGGGCGTGAGTACGGGCGGCAGCGCCGGCAGGTGATCGAGCTGCCCGAGCGGCGGTCGGTGGTCGTTGAGCACCAACTGGTCGCGGTTGAGTGCGGCGGGTGCGGGCAGGTCAGCGAGCCGGTGGCACCCGGCGGGGTGTCCGGGCGGGTGCAGTACGGCGTCGGTGTCAAGGCCGCCGTCGTCTACGCGCGGGCCGTCCAGTTCCTGCCCTTCGCCCGGGCCGCCGCGCTGTTGGGTGATCTGCTCGGGGTGCGGGTGTCGACCGGGTTCGTGCACCAGGTGGTCGGTGAGGCGGCCCGCAGGCTCGGGCCGTTCGTGTCCCGCACGGCCGCGTTGCTGCACGTCCAGCAGGTGCTGCACGCCGATGAGACCCCGGCAAGGGTCGACGGCGGCTTCAAGTACGTGCACGTGGCCTGCACCCCTGAGCTGACCTTGTTCCACGTCGGCGGCCGCAGCAAGGCCGACATCGACGCCGGGAAGGTCCTGCCCGGGTTCACCGGCACCCTCGTGCGTGACGGCTACGCCGCCTACCGCCACCTGGCCGACGCCGATCACGCCTGGTGCGGAGCACATCTGATCCGCGATCTGCGCGGCGTGCACGAGTCCGACCCGGCCGGCCAGCAGTGGGCCGAGGTGATGGCGCAAACCCTGCTGATGGCCAAGAAGATGACCGAGCAGGCCGTCACCGCGGGCCGGGACGCACTGTCAGCCGACGAGATCAGTCACATCCGTGCCTGTTACGCCGGGGCCCTCGCTTACGGCCGCCAGCAGAACCCGCCCGATCGTGACGGCAAGCCGTCACGAGCCGGCACGCTGGTCGAACGCTTCACCGCCCACCGCGACATGATCCTACGGTTCACCGTCGATCTGGCCGTGCCCTTCACCAACAACCAGGCCGAACGCGATCTCCGCCCGGTCAAACTCCAACAGAAGATCTCCGCGACCTGGCGCACCCTGCAAGGCCTGGCCGACTTCGCCACCCTACGGTCCTACCTGTCCACCGCCACCAAACACGGCAAAGACGCCCTCGACGTGCTCGAACAACTCTTCACCACCGGACCATGGCTACCGGAACCGGCAATATCAAGCTGA
- the tnpC gene encoding IS66 family transposase: MSGTLSIVELLEWLARLEARIVELERDNAELRRENAVLRAENADLRARLGMDSSNSSRPPSSDGLAKPAPKSLRTRSGRRAGGQPGHQGRTLRQVDDPHERVEHEPAGCGGCGEDLTGAAVAGVAVRQVFDLPDIGVRVIEHRLVSRRCGCGHVTAGQAPDGVDAPVQYGPRAQAAAVYLQQALFGAQARTAQAMADLFGAPMSAGAVAAHARAGDALTDSEFVDQVRDALTVSPVVHVDESGLRVAGKLHWAHVATTGKHTLVGAHPKRGRAGIDAGQVMASMTGVAVHDAWAPYDTYTPTAHQLCCAHLLRELTAAAELAPQQVWPGQAADALLRLKTAADTARARAAPGINPDLLAEQTGLFRQAALAAVKDHQHEKSKTGRKLTALGRRMRDRIDDYLRFAVDLRSPFDNNTAEQQIRMVKIRQKVSGSLRTLDGAQQFALIRSYLATATAHGRNIMSALTELVTGRPWLPTATATT; the protein is encoded by the coding sequence GTGTCCGGGACGCTGTCCATCGTGGAGCTGCTTGAGTGGCTTGCCCGGCTGGAGGCCCGGATCGTTGAGTTGGAGCGGGACAACGCCGAGTTGCGGCGGGAGAACGCGGTGCTGCGGGCGGAGAATGCGGATCTGCGGGCCCGGTTGGGGATGGACTCGTCGAACTCGTCACGGCCGCCGTCGTCAGACGGGCTGGCCAAACCGGCGCCGAAGTCGTTGCGGACACGGTCGGGTCGGCGGGCTGGCGGGCAGCCTGGCCATCAGGGGCGCACGTTGCGGCAGGTGGATGACCCGCATGAGCGGGTGGAGCACGAACCGGCCGGTTGTGGCGGGTGTGGTGAGGATCTGACCGGTGCCGCGGTGGCCGGGGTCGCCGTGCGGCAGGTGTTCGACCTGCCGGACATCGGTGTGCGGGTGATCGAGCATCGGCTCGTGTCGCGCCGGTGCGGGTGCGGGCATGTCACCGCTGGTCAGGCCCCGGACGGGGTGGACGCCCCGGTGCAGTACGGGCCGAGGGCTCAGGCCGCGGCGGTGTATCTGCAGCAGGCGTTGTTCGGGGCGCAGGCGCGGACCGCGCAGGCGATGGCCGATCTGTTCGGGGCGCCGATGTCGGCCGGCGCGGTCGCCGCGCACGCACGCGCCGGGGATGCTCTGACCGATTCGGAGTTCGTGGATCAGGTCCGTGACGCGTTGACGGTCTCGCCGGTGGTGCATGTCGACGAGTCCGGGCTGCGTGTCGCCGGCAAACTGCACTGGGCGCATGTGGCCACCACCGGGAAGCACACCCTCGTCGGGGCGCACCCGAAACGCGGCCGGGCCGGGATCGACGCTGGGCAGGTGATGGCCTCGATGACCGGGGTCGCCGTGCATGACGCCTGGGCCCCGTACGACACCTACACCCCGACCGCCCACCAGTTGTGCTGCGCGCATCTGCTGCGGGAACTGACCGCGGCCGCCGAGCTGGCACCCCAGCAAGTGTGGCCCGGTCAGGCAGCCGACGCGCTCCTGCGCCTCAAGACCGCCGCGGACACCGCCCGCGCCCGCGCGGCGCCCGGCATCAACCCGGACCTGCTGGCCGAGCAGACCGGCCTGTTCCGCCAGGCCGCCCTGGCCGCGGTCAAGGACCACCAGCATGAGAAGTCCAAGACCGGCCGGAAACTGACCGCCCTCGGCCGCCGGATGCGCGACCGCATCGACGACTACCTGCGGTTCGCAGTCGACCTGCGGTCCCCGTTCGACAACAACACCGCCGAACAGCAGATCCGCATGGTCAAAATCCGGCAGAAAGTATCCGGGAGCTTACGCACCCTCGACGGAGCCCAGCAATTCGCGCTGATCCGCTCCTACCTCGCCACCGCCACCGCGCACGGCCGCAACATCATGAGCGCCCTTACCGAACTCGTCACCGGCCGCCCCTGGCTACCCACCGCCACAGCGACCACCTGA
- a CDS encoding transposase family protein: MIAYRAMIDVPRELVQYLGRLLAAERRARGTRRDTRALTCFHQALLVLIWFRKAEDLTLLAAGFGISRATAYRYRDEGVAVLAAQATDLHTALRRAAADGWPYVILDGKLFDCDRLTETTLSVKGETIDAWYSGKHRDFGANIQAVMRPDGLPIWTSAAMPGHLHDTSCARELGVTAALNWSAAELDLPALADSGYESTGHGIKTPIKQPTDGSRLAPDNRAYNQLLRGLRWQGERGFAILIGRWKTLRHTNISPRRIGDIVAAALHLTHFEYKYLSESC, from the coding sequence GTGATCGCCTATCGTGCCATGATCGATGTCCCCAGGGAACTCGTGCAGTACCTCGGCCGGCTGCTGGCCGCCGAACGCCGAGCCCGCGGAACCCGGCGTGACACCCGCGCCCTGACCTGCTTCCACCAGGCACTTCTCGTGCTCATCTGGTTCCGCAAAGCCGAGGACCTGACCCTGCTGGCCGCCGGATTCGGGATCTCCCGGGCCACCGCCTACCGCTACCGCGACGAGGGCGTAGCCGTACTCGCCGCCCAGGCGACCGACCTGCACACCGCTCTGCGTCGGGCCGCCGCCGACGGCTGGCCGTACGTGATCCTCGACGGCAAACTGTTCGACTGCGACCGGCTCACCGAGACCACCCTGTCCGTCAAGGGCGAGACCATCGACGCCTGGTATTCGGGAAAGCACCGCGACTTCGGCGCGAACATCCAAGCCGTCATGCGCCCGGACGGGCTACCGATCTGGACATCGGCGGCGATGCCCGGGCATCTACACGACACCAGCTGCGCCCGCGAACTCGGCGTCACCGCCGCCCTGAACTGGTCCGCCGCCGAACTCGACCTGCCCGCCCTGGCCGACTCCGGCTACGAAAGCACAGGCCACGGCATCAAGACCCCGATCAAGCAGCCCACCGACGGCAGCCGCCTCGCACCCGACAACCGCGCCTACAACCAGCTGCTCCGCGGCCTGCGATGGCAAGGCGAACGCGGCTTCGCCATCCTGATCGGACGCTGGAAGACGCTCCGCCACACGAACATCAGCCCACGCCGAATCGGCGACATCGTCGCCGCCGCATTACACCTGACCCACTTCGAATACAAATACCTATCCGAATCTTGTTGA
- a CDS encoding transposase: MSKKPAKYSPELRAEAVRSVVEGRRTYAEVARDFGLVAETVRNWVIAEKKRNPGVTG; encoded by the coding sequence GTGAGCAAGAAACCTGCGAAGTATTCGCCTGAGTTGCGGGCAGAAGCGGTGCGTTCGGTGGTCGAGGGTCGGCGTACCTATGCTGAGGTTGCGCGTGATTTCGGTCTGGTCGCCGAGACAGTCCGGAACTGGGTGATCGCCGAGAAGAAGCGTAATCCTGGGGTAACTGGATAG
- a CDS encoding Scr1 family TA system antitoxin-like transcriptional regulator, translated as MPGLLQTPPYARSRIEEGVRLHGADPAEVESATARRMSRQQVLCDPSKTFEFVITEASLRLLLCSPRDMLAQLNRLLNMYVFSLR; from the coding sequence ATTCCGGGTCTTCTACAGACACCACCGTACGCTCGCAGTAGGATCGAGGAAGGTGTACGACTTCACGGCGCCGATCCCGCTGAGGTGGAGTCGGCCACGGCTCGTCGAATGTCTCGACAGCAAGTGTTGTGCGACCCTTCGAAGACGTTTGAGTTCGTCATCACAGAGGCGTCTCTCCGGCTCCTGTTGTGTTCGCCACGGGACATGCTTGCGCAACTCAATCGGCTCCTCAACATGTACGTATTCAGCTTGAGGTGA
- a CDS encoding reverse transcriptase domain-containing protein, translating to MARHTTHPWVMLYVERWLRAPILMPDGTLTHRNKGTPQGGPISPLIANIFLHYGFDTWMGREFPGVGFERFADDVVVHCVTERQAQQVRQAIDRRFADIGLQLHPDKTRIVYCKDDRRRLDYELVTFTFCGYAFRPRKAWDKIRGRARTGFLPAVAPGKLTDMSRKVASWRLHRRTTGNLADLAVEVNPVLRGWLNYFTVFYPSAVYPIGKRIDRHLMRWAKWKYKRLKRSDDRARVWLRDVRQRSPDLFAHWAMRYTT from the coding sequence GTGGCGCGTCACACGACTCACCCGTGGGTCATGCTGTATGTGGAGCGCTGGTTGAGAGCGCCGATTCTGATGCCCGACGGGACCCTGACCCATCGGAACAAGGGGACACCGCAGGGTGGTCCGATCTCCCCGTTGATCGCCAACATTTTTCTGCACTACGGCTTCGACACCTGGATGGGCCGTGAGTTTCCCGGGGTCGGGTTCGAGCGGTTCGCAGACGATGTGGTGGTCCACTGCGTGACCGAACGTCAGGCGCAACAGGTGCGTCAGGCGATCGATCGTCGGTTCGCGGACATCGGGTTGCAGTTGCACCCCGACAAGACGCGCATCGTGTACTGCAAAGACGACCGGCGCCGTCTCGACTACGAGCTGGTGACGTTCACGTTCTGCGGGTACGCGTTTCGTCCCCGGAAGGCATGGGACAAGATCCGCGGAAGGGCCCGGACCGGGTTCCTACCCGCGGTTGCCCCGGGGAAGCTGACCGATATGAGCCGCAAGGTCGCGTCCTGGCGGCTACATCGACGCACGACCGGCAACCTGGCAGACCTCGCCGTAGAGGTCAACCCTGTCCTTCGGGGCTGGTTGAACTACTTCACCGTGTTTTACCCGAGCGCGGTCTACCCGATCGGCAAGCGCATCGATCGTCATCTGATGCGCTGGGCGAAGTGGAAGTACAAGCGACTCAAACGCAGCGACGACAGAGCTCGAGTATGGCTACGAGACGTCCGGCAACGGTCGCCCGACCTGTTCGCGCACTGGGCGATGCGGTACACGACCTGA
- a CDS encoding reverse transcriptase domain-containing protein, which produces MSQPGLTGKSHDIPKRLIWAAWLKVKGNGGAAGADGVTIEQFETRLADNLYRLWNRMSSGSYFPGPVRAVEIPKKGGVRILGIPNVVDRVAQTVAVLVLEPEVEKVFHDDSYGYRPGRSPIDAIRVCRQRCFKKDWVVDLDVKAFFDSVRWDLMLKAVRIQLDIAGSGSHGPVVKSCSSTSRASLPCLVAVDR; this is translated from the coding sequence GTGAGTCAGCCAGGGTTGACAGGCAAGTCGCACGATATCCCAAAGCGGCTGATCTGGGCCGCGTGGTTGAAGGTGAAAGGTAATGGCGGAGCGGCCGGGGCCGACGGAGTGACGATCGAACAGTTCGAAACGAGGTTGGCTGACAACCTCTACCGGCTGTGGAACCGTATGTCGTCGGGCAGCTATTTCCCCGGCCCGGTCCGGGCGGTGGAGATCCCGAAGAAGGGTGGGGTCAGGATTCTGGGCATTCCCAATGTGGTCGACCGGGTGGCGCAGACGGTGGCGGTGCTGGTGTTGGAGCCGGAGGTGGAGAAGGTGTTCCACGACGACTCCTACGGATATCGTCCCGGACGGTCCCCGATTGATGCGATTCGGGTGTGTCGGCAGCGGTGTTTCAAGAAGGACTGGGTCGTCGATTTGGACGTCAAGGCCTTTTTCGACTCCGTGCGGTGGGATTTGATGCTCAAGGCGGTACGTATTCAGCTTGATATTGCCGGTTCCGGTAGCCATGGTCCGGTGGTGAAGAGTTGTTCGAGCACGTCGAGGGCGTCTTTGCCGTGTTTGGTGGCGGTGGACAGGTAG
- the ltrA gene encoding group II intron reverse transcriptase/maturase produces the protein MSQPGLTGKSHDIPKRLIWAAWLKVKGNGGAAGADGVTIEQFETRLADNLYRLWNRMSSGSYFPGPVRAVEIPKKGGVRILGIPNVVDRVAQTVAVLVLEPEVEKVFHDDSYGYRPGRSPIDAIRVCRQRCFKKDWVVDLDVKAFFDSVRWDLMLKAVARHTTHPWVMLYVERWLRAPILMPDGTLTHRNKGTPQGGPISPLIANIFLHYGFDTWMGREFPGVGFERFADDVVVHCVTERQAQQVRQAIDRRFADIGLQLHPDKTRIVYCKDDRRRLDYELVTFTFCGYAFRPRKAWDKIRGRARTGFLPAVAPGKLTDMSRKVASWRLHRRTTGNLADLAVEVNPVLRGWLNYFTVFYPSAVYPIGKRIDRHLMRWAKWKYKRLKRSDDRARVWLRDVRQRSPDLFAHWAMRYTT, from the coding sequence GTGAGTCAGCCAGGGTTGACAGGCAAGTCGCACGATATCCCAAAGCGGCTGATCTGGGCCGCGTGGTTGAAGGTGAAAGGTAATGGCGGAGCGGCCGGGGCCGACGGAGTGACGATCGAACAGTTCGAAACGAGGTTGGCTGACAACCTCTACCGACTGTGGAACCGTATGTCGTCGGGCAGCTATTTCCCAGGCCCGGTCCGGGCGGTGGAGATCCCGAAGAAGGGTGGGGTCAGGATTCTGGGCATTCCCAATGTGGTCGACCGGGTGGCGCAGACGGTGGCGGTGCTGGTGTTGGAGCCGGAGGTGGAGAAGGTGTTCCACGACGACTCCTACGGATATCGTCCCGGACGGTCCCCGATTGATGCGATTCGGGTGTGTCGGCAGCGGTGTTTCAAGAAGGACTGGGTCGTCGATTTGGACGTCAAGGCCTTTTTCGACTCCGTGCGGTGGGATTTGATGCTCAAGGCGGTGGCGCGTCACACGACTCACCCGTGGGTCATGCTGTATGTGGAGCGCTGGTTGAGAGCGCCGATTCTGATGCCCGACGGGACCCTGACCCATCGGAACAAGGGGACACCGCAGGGTGGTCCGATCTCCCCGTTGATCGCCAACATTTTTCTGCACTACGGCTTCGACACCTGGATGGGCCGTGAGTTTCCCGGGGTCGGGTTCGAGCGGTTCGCAGACGATGTGGTGGTCCACTGCGTGACCGAACGTCAGGCGCAACAGGTGCGTCAGGCGATCGATCGTCGGTTCGCGGACATCGGGTTGCAGTTGCACCCCGACAAGACGCGCATCGTGTACTGCAAAGACGACCGGCGCCGTCTCGACTACGAGCTGGTGACGTTCACGTTCTGCGGGTACGCGTTTCGTCCCCGGAAGGCATGGGACAAGATCCGCGGAAGGGCCCGGACCGGGTTCCTACCCGCGGTTGCCCCGGGGAAGCTGACCGATATGAGCCGCAAGGTCGCGTCCTGGCGGCTACATCGACGCACGACCGGCAACCTGGCAGACCTCGCCGTAGAGGTCAACCCTGTCCTTCGGGGCTGGTTGAACTACTTCACCGTGTTTTACCCGAGCGCGGTCTACCCGATCGGCAAGCGCATCGATCGTCATCTGATGCGCTGGGCGAAGTGGAAGTACAAGCGACTCAAACGCAGCGACGACAGAGCTCGAGTATGGCTACGAGACGTCCGGCAACGGTCGCCCGACCTGTTCGCGCACTGGGCGATGCGGTACACGACCTGA